One genomic region from Sulfurospirillum oryzae encodes:
- a CDS encoding FKBP-type peptidyl-prolyl cis-trans isomerase, producing MRSKKISIGLFVFICLVSGAYAGELKTQVQKESYSIGVSTGSYISNQLFEQSEMGAKTDVDAVIEGVIDALKKQQKLTDDEVITHLNNRAEVLNKVSQERFKQALDKNIDEGKKYLAQNAKNKNVKTTKSGLQYEVLALGSGEKPKKESIVLMNYKAYLVNGKVFDSTYERKEPAHLSMVNIVDGLQEGLMLMPEGSKYKLVIPSDLAYGNADMQEIPGGSTVVFEVELTKVLKPGELANSAKPLSEEEMKQAHGGIEKKKL from the coding sequence ATGAGAAGTAAAAAAATTTCTATAGGATTATTTGTATTTATTTGTTTGGTTTCTGGGGCATACGCTGGTGAGCTAAAAACACAAGTACAAAAAGAGTCATATAGCATTGGTGTGTCCACTGGAAGTTATATTTCAAATCAACTTTTTGAACAGTCTGAAATGGGTGCAAAAACAGACGTAGATGCTGTTATTGAAGGCGTTATTGATGCACTTAAAAAACAACAGAAGCTTACAGATGACGAAGTTATCACCCATCTTAATAACCGAGCAGAAGTTCTGAATAAAGTGAGTCAAGAGCGTTTTAAACAGGCATTGGACAAAAATATTGATGAAGGCAAAAAATACCTTGCACAAAATGCAAAAAATAAAAATGTTAAAACAACAAAATCGGGATTGCAATATGAAGTGCTCGCTTTAGGATCAGGAGAAAAGCCTAAAAAAGAGAGCATCGTACTTATGAACTATAAAGCCTATTTGGTTAATGGTAAGGTTTTTGATAGCACCTACGAGCGTAAAGAGCCAGCGCATCTTTCAATGGTCAATATTGTTGATGGATTGCAAGAGGGATTGATGTTGATGCCTGAGGGGTCTAAATATAAGTTGGTCATTCCAAGTGACCTTGCGTATGGTAATGCAGATATGCAAGAAATCCCTGGAGGTTCGACAGTTGTTTTTGAGGTAGAGTTGACAAAGGTACTAAAGCCAGGTGAACTTGCCAATAGTGCAAAACCACTGAGCGAAGAGGAAATGAAGCAAGCACACGGTGGTATTGAGAAAAAGAAACTGTAA
- a CDS encoding 4Fe-4S dicluster domain-containing protein, with product MENDGKRRAFLKVLGLGSVTLGGAGYTLMADATQEPSKAKPHYGMIFDQNKCVGCTDCEVACKKVNAVPAGQARLFVENKTDPATPMEKKYVRVSCQQCEDAPCVKVCPSKACHRDSKTGIVTMNPDDCIACKYCIVACPYDVRFINHKTKAAENCNFCLNTNLAKGKEPGCVEACKYKALVFGDLNDENSYINQILHVKDSVRMKPTYGTKPSLRYIPVVKVGV from the coding sequence ATGGAAAATGACGGGAAAAGAAGAGCCTTTCTAAAAGTTTTAGGTCTTGGTTCGGTTACGCTAGGGGGTGCTGGGTACACTCTTATGGCTGACGCTACACAGGAGCCTTCAAAAGCAAAACCTCACTATGGGATGATTTTTGATCAAAACAAATGTGTCGGTTGTACGGATTGTGAAGTCGCCTGTAAAAAAGTCAATGCAGTTCCTGCAGGGCAAGCAAGACTCTTTGTTGAAAACAAAACAGATCCTGCTACACCCATGGAAAAGAAATATGTGCGTGTTTCATGCCAACAGTGTGAAGATGCACCGTGTGTTAAAGTATGTCCAAGTAAAGCGTGCCATCGAGATAGCAAAACGGGTATTGTTACGATGAATCCCGATGACTGTATTGCTTGTAAGTACTGCATTGTCGCATGCCCTTATGATGTTCGTTTCATCAATCATAAGACAAAAGCGGCGGAGAACTGTAATTTTTGTTTAAATACGAATTTAGCAAAAGGAAAAGAGCCAGGTTGTGTGGAAGCTTGCAAATACAAGGCGCTTGTTTTTGGTGATTTAAACGATGAAAATTCTTACATCAATCAAATCTTACATGTAAAAGATTCTGTTCGTATGAAACCAACGTATGGAACAAAACCGAGTTTACGATACATACCTGTTGTAAAGGTGGGGGTATAA
- the nrfD gene encoding NrfD/PsrC family molybdoenzyme membrane anchor subunit: MNGAINFTHGFSHGVEWGWPIAVYLLLAGISGGALIVALMVRYYKKQHEDTPLLKAASLVSFATIAFGMVFLVGDLEKPLYFWKILINYNFTSVMSIGVLAISIYIPLTLVMCLYMFEKEISIVLAKKNTLVSYFAMIMSILTRFRPLIEVLSVVFAVIICAYTGFLISVLVRFPILNTAILPALFVVSGLSAGTASASMVASWLFKEDTHSSDLKTLHTIEWPVMAIEIMLIAMLFVSLLVGNEFQKTTTVAFQSGVYANLFWFGVMGLGFGIPLVLNFALGKKIASSHIAFYLSGMASVVGVLCLRMFIIYAGQTFGI, encoded by the coding sequence ATGAATGGTGCAATTAATTTTACACACGGGTTTTCTCATGGTGTTGAGTGGGGTTGGCCAATTGCGGTTTATCTTCTGCTTGCAGGTATTTCAGGTGGGGCATTGATTGTTGCTTTAATGGTTCGTTATTATAAAAAACAACATGAGGATACACCCTTACTTAAGGCGGCCTCTTTGGTTTCATTTGCAACCATCGCGTTTGGTATGGTCTTTTTGGTGGGTGATCTTGAAAAACCACTCTATTTTTGGAAAATTCTGATCAACTATAACTTCACATCGGTTATGTCGATAGGTGTTTTAGCTATTTCAATCTATATTCCTTTAACACTGGTTATGTGCCTTTATATGTTTGAGAAAGAAATTTCTATTGTGTTGGCGAAAAAGAACACACTTGTAAGTTATTTTGCCATGATTATGAGTATTTTGACACGATTTCGACCATTAATTGAAGTCTTGAGCGTTGTTTTTGCTGTGATTATTTGTGCTTATACAGGTTTTTTGATCTCTGTTTTAGTTCGTTTTCCGATTCTCAATACAGCGATTTTACCAGCTCTCTTTGTGGTTTCTGGTCTTTCTGCGGGAACGGCATCAGCAAGCATGGTCGCTTCTTGGTTATTTAAAGAAGACACTCATTCAAGTGATCTTAAAACGCTTCATACGATTGAATGGCCTGTTATGGCAATTGAGATTATGCTCATTGCGATGCTGTTTGTCTCCTTGCTTGTTGGCAATGAGTTTCAAAAAACAACGACAGTTGCTTTTCAAAGTGGTGTGTATGCCAACCTCTTTTGGTTTGGTGTCATGGGGCTTGGTTTTGGTATCCCGCTTGTGCTAAACTTTGCGTTGGGTAAAAAAATTGCCTCTTCGCATATAGCATTTTACCTCTCAGGAATGGCGAGTGTTGTAGGCGTTTTATGTCTGCGAATGTTTATTATTTACGCAGGACAAACGTTTGGCATCTGA